One Pseudofrancisella aestuarii genomic region harbors:
- the rpmI gene encoding 50S ribosomal protein L35: MPKLKTKSGAAKRFKKTGTGGFKHRCANRAHINTKMTTKRKRHLRGMNQVAKVDTASLVQQMPYA, from the coding sequence ATGCCTAAGTTAAAAACAAAAAGTGGTGCGGCTAAACGCTTTAAGAAAACTGGTACAGGTGGTTTCAAACACCGTTGTGCAAACCGTGCTCATATCAATACAAAAATGACAACTAAAAGAAAACGTCATTTAAGAGGTATGAATCAAGTAGCTAAGGTTGATACTGCAAGCTTAGTTCAACAAATGCCATATGCGTAA
- a CDS encoding DUF2147 domain-containing protein, whose translation MKKIKLLSLLAIFGISSTAVYAADIQSGDPLSPVGYWVQYDEDNDAGKGMPEGIIQAYFAKNGTLEMKIVVPLMQVNNKTGQPGAPMIHCDVCGKGSINGFSYDYTSPSDNLVQGLAFAGNMQKQPGTDGAGKGFEYDKGGVLNPNDGKTYNSKAQPVDGGETLFARAYKGSGWYSVGKDAHWKRIDEATYEKVKKECGLTDDGVYPYQAKDGSIKNNDLYKKCTNYPFDVKKPV comes from the coding sequence ATGAAAAAAATAAAATTACTATCATTGTTAGCAATATTTGGCATTTCTTCAACAGCTGTTTATGCGGCGGATATTCAATCTGGTGATCCGTTATCTCCAGTTGGATACTGGGTTCAGTATGATGAAGATAATGATGCTGGAAAAGGTATGCCAGAGGGAATTATTCAAGCATATTTCGCTAAGAATGGTACTTTAGAAATGAAAATTGTTGTTCCATTAATGCAAGTTAATAATAAAACTGGTCAGCCAGGAGCGCCGATGATTCATTGTGATGTTTGTGGTAAAGGTTCTATTAATGGCTTTAGCTATGACTATACAAGTCCAAGTGATAATTTAGTTCAAGGTCTTGCTTTTGCTGGTAATATGCAGAAACAGCCTGGTACAGATGGCGCTGGCAAAGGGTTTGAGTATGATAAAGGTGGGGTTTTAAATCCGAATGATGGTAAAACATATAACTCAAAAGCTCAACCTGTAGATGGTGGAGAAACTTTATTTGCTAGAGCGTATAAAGGAAGTGGTTGGTACTCTGTCGGTAAAGATGCTCACTGGAAGAGAATTGATGAAGCTACATATGAAAAAGTTAAAAAAGAGTGTGGCTTGACAGATGATGGTGTATATCCATACCAAGCAAAAGATGGAAGCATCAAAAATAACGACTTATATAAAAAGTGTACGAACTATCCTTTTGATGTTAAAAAGCCTGTATAG
- a CDS encoding TVP38/TMEM64 family protein produces the protein MIIFLLSGLILFFILNGSKYFSLENLGSTYKHIDVYVRSNYIFSSIGFTVIYITTVFFSIPVKPLLKMIAGLLFGLWLGFIICLISATIGAMLAFLFIKYSWGEVSSKSKYKVVSKFKSLVESNPIAILFVSRLLPIPFFVPNILAGILKIKNSIFFFTTLIGIVPVTFIYVWFGTHVKKAIIEGSVDNFIDTKFILAISILGIMALVPILFRKKL, from the coding sequence ATTATTATATTTTTGCTTTCAGGCTTAATTCTATTTTTTATTTTAAATGGATCTAAGTATTTTTCATTAGAAAATTTAGGTAGTACTTATAAGCATATAGATGTTTATGTAAGGTCTAATTATATCTTTAGCTCTATTGGGTTTACTGTTATTTATATTACAACAGTATTCTTTTCTATACCTGTTAAACCACTTTTAAAGATGATAGCAGGTCTTTTGTTTGGATTATGGCTAGGATTTATAATTTGTCTAATTTCAGCAACTATCGGTGCTATGCTGGCTTTCTTATTTATAAAATATAGTTGGGGAGAAGTCTCTAGTAAATCCAAGTATAAAGTTGTTTCTAAGTTTAAATCTTTAGTTGAGAGTAATCCAATTGCAATACTCTTTGTATCAAGGTTATTACCAATACCATTTTTTGTACCAAATATTTTGGCGGGTATTTTAAAAATAAAAAATTCCATTTTCTTTTTTACTACTTTAATAGGCATAGTGCCTGTAACTTTTATTTATGTTTGGTTCGGAACACATGTTAAAAAAGCTATAATAGAAGGTAGTGTAGATAATTTTATTGATACTAAGTTTATATTAGCTATAAGTATTCTAGGGATAATGGCATTGGTTCCTATTTTATTTAGGAAGAAGTTATAA
- the trxB gene encoding thioredoxin-disulfide reductase has protein sequence MANHHKLIILGSGPAGYTAAIYAARANLNPVIITGMQPGGQLTTTTDVDNWPGEADGIMGPELMEKLQKQAERFNTQIVYDSINSVNLQERPFKLVGEVEEYTCDALIISTGASAKYLGLPSEEKFMGKGVSACATCDGFFYKGKDVAVIGGGNTAVEEALFLSNIAKTVTLIHRRDSLRSEKILIDKLLSKAETGNINIIWDTTLEEILGTDMGVNSIRVKNVKTNSEQTINVDGVFIAIGHTPNTAIFNDQLEMKNGYLKVKSGLEGDATQTNIKGVFAAGDVADHVYKQAVTSAGTGCMAALDAEKYLDGLNN, from the coding sequence ATGGCAAATCATCATAAATTAATAATTCTAGGATCAGGCCCTGCTGGCTATACTGCTGCGATCTATGCAGCTCGTGCAAATCTTAATCCAGTAATCATAACTGGTATGCAACCTGGTGGTCAGCTGACTACTACGACAGATGTTGATAACTGGCCTGGTGAAGCTGATGGAATCATGGGGCCAGAGCTTATGGAAAAACTTCAAAAACAAGCTGAAAGATTTAATACTCAAATAGTTTATGACTCTATAAACTCTGTTAACCTACAAGAAAGACCATTTAAACTAGTTGGTGAAGTAGAAGAATACACTTGTGATGCCCTTATTATCTCTACAGGAGCTTCTGCAAAATATCTAGGTTTACCATCTGAAGAAAAATTCATGGGTAAAGGTGTATCAGCTTGTGCTACTTGTGATGGTTTTTTCTACAAAGGAAAAGATGTAGCTGTAATTGGTGGCGGAAACACAGCTGTTGAAGAAGCTTTATTCTTATCAAATATTGCAAAAACAGTTACTCTAATACACCGTAGAGATTCTTTAAGATCTGAAAAAATCCTTATTGATAAACTTCTATCTAAAGCTGAAACAGGAAATATAAACATAATATGGGATACTACTTTAGAAGAAATACTTGGTACAGATATGGGCGTTAACTCAATAAGAGTGAAAAACGTTAAAACAAATAGCGAACAGACTATTAATGTAGATGGTGTATTTATAGCTATTGGACACACTCCAAATACAGCTATCTTTAATGACCAGCTAGAAATGAAAAATGGTTACCTAAAAGTAAAATCGGGTCTTGAAGGTGATGCTACTCAAACTAATATCAAAGGCGTATTTGCAGCTGGTGATGTCGCTGACCATGTTTACAAACAAGCTGTAACTTCTGCTGGTACTGGCTGTATGGCTGCTCTTGATGCTGAGAAGTATTTGGATGGATTAAATAATTAA
- the rpiA gene encoding ribose-5-phosphate isomerase RpiA, which produces MFFSKKNNQDELKKLAAKEATKYLTQNITLGVGTGSTVNFFIEELANHKDKISTVVSSSEGSTKRLKALGFDVVDLNYAGEIDLYIDGADECNKHKELIKGGGAALTREKICVAASKKFVCIIDESKQVDMLGEFPLPVEVIPMARSYVAREIVKLGGQPVYREQTITDNGNIILDVYNLKINNPIELETKLNQITGVVTNGIFAIKPADIVIVAKKDGNILTV; this is translated from the coding sequence ATGTTTTTTTCAAAAAAAAATAACCAAGATGAGCTTAAAAAATTAGCAGCTAAAGAAGCAACTAAATACTTAACTCAAAATATAACTTTAGGGGTTGGTACAGGAAGTACTGTCAATTTTTTTATAGAAGAGTTAGCAAATCATAAAGATAAAATATCAACAGTTGTATCAAGCTCAGAAGGTTCTACGAAAAGATTAAAAGCTCTAGGTTTTGATGTGGTTGATCTAAACTATGCTGGCGAAATTGACTTATATATTGATGGTGCTGATGAATGCAACAAGCATAAAGAGCTTATAAAAGGTGGTGGCGCTGCTTTAACTAGAGAAAAAATCTGTGTAGCTGCTAGCAAAAAATTTGTTTGCATAATTGATGAGTCAAAGCAGGTTGACATGTTAGGTGAATTTCCACTACCTGTAGAAGTTATCCCTATGGCAAGAAGTTACGTAGCTAGGGAAATAGTTAAGCTTGGTGGTCAACCGGTTTATAGAGAACAAACAATAACAGATAATGGCAATATCATACTTGATGTATATAATTTAAAAATAAATAATCCTATAGAGTTAGAAACTAAGCTAAATCAAATAACAGGCGTGGTTACAAATGGTATATTTGCAATAAAACCTGCTGATATTGTTATAGTTGCTAAAAAAGATGGCAATATTTTAACTGTATAA
- the rplT gene encoding 50S ribosomal protein L20 translates to MSRVKRGVTARARHKKVLKQARGYYGARSRVYRVAKQAVIKAGQYAYRDRKNKKRTFRALWIVRINAAARQHDISYSQLINGLNKAGVELDRKALAELAVYNKDAFAAVVAQAKAALA, encoded by the coding sequence ATGTCAAGAGTTAAAAGAGGTGTAACAGCACGCGCTCGCCATAAGAAAGTTTTAAAACAAGCTAGAGGCTACTACGGAGCTCGTTCAAGAGTATATAGAGTAGCTAAACAAGCAGTTATAAAAGCAGGTCAATATGCTTATAGAGACCGTAAAAACAAAAAGAGAACATTCAGAGCTCTTTGGATTGTTCGTATCAATGCAGCAGCTAGACAACATGATATCAGCTATAGCCAATTAATTAATGGCCTAAATAAAGCTGGTGTAGAGCTAGACAGAAAAGCTTTAGCTGAATTAGCTGTATATAATAAAGATGCATTTGCAGCAGTAGTTGCTCAAGCAAAAGCAGCTTTAGCTTAA
- the infC gene encoding translation initiation factor IF-3, whose protein sequence is MKTADKKAPINDQIKAKEVRLVGVDGQQIGIVSINEALALAEQAEVDLVEMVAGSNPPVCRLMDYGKFLFEQGKKKNHAKKNQKQTQVKEIKLRPVTDVGDYQVKLRNLLKFLEKGDKVKVTLRFRGREMSHKELGMEMLQRMAGDAAELGVVEHQPKMEGRQMMMVLGPKKK, encoded by the coding sequence ATTAAAACAGCAGATAAGAAAGCACCGATAAATGATCAGATAAAAGCAAAAGAGGTGCGCTTAGTAGGTGTTGATGGACAACAAATAGGTATTGTTTCCATTAATGAAGCATTAGCTTTAGCTGAACAGGCTGAAGTTGATTTGGTTGAAATGGTAGCTGGATCAAATCCACCAGTTTGCCGTTTGATGGACTATGGTAAATTCTTATTTGAACAAGGTAAGAAAAAAAACCATGCTAAGAAAAACCAAAAGCAGACACAAGTTAAAGAAATAAAACTAAGACCTGTGACTGATGTCGGGGATTACCAGGTAAAACTACGCAACCTGCTAAAATTCCTAGAAAAAGGCGATAAAGTAAAAGTTACGCTAAGATTCAGAGGTAGAGAAATGTCACATAAAGAGCTGGGTATGGAAATGCTTCAGCGTATGGCAGGCGATGCAGCTGAGTTAGGCGTAGTGGAACACCAACCGAAAATGGAAGGTCGCCAAATGATGATGGTTCTTGGACCAAAGAAAAAATAA
- the mutL gene encoding DNA mismatch repair endonuclease MutL, translating into MNNYRQIKVLSETLANQIAAGEVIERPSSVVKELVENAIDSGATEILIEIEDGGKSFIKIRDNGSGIAKEDLPLTLMAHATSKIYDLDELESVASMGFRGEALASISSVAKVKIISKFIDGEHAWQIDNENLEVFPAAHVNGTTIEVAELFYNTPARRKFLKKDNTEYLHTLELIKKYILCYFNIGFKLIHNKKEINNFAIADQMQTKYDRVLELYNKDFIENAIFINETVAGVTLWGWIASPRYNRARPDMQSFYINGRIIKDKLVSHAVKSAYKDVMYGNRYPAFLLYFNIDYSDVDVNVHPAKSEVRFRNQKFVYDFLFGKINKILSQNTFSEEGQEDIVIEKKVSNDNNPLNIGNLTLDIPEHSKVKEQSFSNLLERRDYQETSTKVDFQKSKTPLGRAICQIHGIYILSQVEDGVVLVDMHAAHERVLYEEMKKSWHEKDDKFKQNLLVPMALVLSSYQVAAIDENINVFEDLGFDISIVSDDAILIRSVPMFVKNKDIQDLISNTATELMTSGKTKSTEFYLNHILATVSCHAAVRANDKLNIEEMNHLLRQMETVENSGQCNHGRPTWVKLNFAQLDSFFLRGR; encoded by the coding sequence ATGAATAATTATCGTCAAATTAAAGTACTTTCTGAAACTTTAGCAAATCAAATAGCTGCTGGTGAAGTAATCGAAAGACCATCTTCTGTGGTAAAAGAGCTTGTTGAAAATGCTATAGACTCGGGAGCTACAGAAATTCTTATAGAGATAGAGGATGGTGGCAAATCTTTTATTAAAATTAGAGATAATGGCTCTGGTATAGCTAAAGAAGATCTTCCATTGACTCTTATGGCTCATGCGACTAGTAAGATATATGATCTAGATGAGCTTGAGTCTGTAGCCAGTATGGGTTTCAGGGGTGAGGCACTAGCAAGTATCTCATCTGTTGCTAAGGTTAAAATAATCTCAAAGTTTATAGATGGTGAACATGCTTGGCAGATAGATAATGAAAACCTAGAGGTATTTCCAGCTGCTCATGTAAATGGTACTACAATAGAAGTTGCAGAGCTTTTCTATAATACTCCGGCACGTAGAAAGTTTCTAAAAAAAGATAATACTGAATATCTGCATACTCTTGAGCTAATAAAGAAATATATCTTATGCTATTTCAATATTGGATTTAAACTAATTCATAATAAGAAAGAGATTAATAACTTTGCTATTGCGGATCAGATGCAGACAAAGTATGACAGAGTTCTAGAGTTATATAATAAAGACTTTATTGAAAATGCTATTTTTATAAATGAAACTGTAGCTGGCGTGACTTTATGGGGGTGGATAGCATCTCCAAGGTACAATAGAGCAAGACCTGATATGCAAAGCTTCTATATAAATGGACGCATTATAAAAGATAAGCTGGTTTCTCATGCAGTAAAAAGTGCTTATAAAGACGTGATGTACGGTAATAGGTATCCAGCTTTTCTATTATATTTTAATATCGATTATTCAGATGTTGATGTGAATGTGCATCCAGCGAAAAGTGAAGTTAGATTCAGAAATCAAAAATTTGTTTATGATTTTCTATTTGGAAAGATTAATAAAATACTTTCTCAAAATACTTTCTCAGAAGAAGGGCAGGAAGATATTGTTATTGAGAAAAAAGTTTCAAATGATAATAATCCTCTAAATATTGGAAATCTAACTTTAGATATTCCAGAACATTCTAAGGTAAAAGAACAGTCGTTTTCTAATCTTCTCGAAAGACGAGATTATCAAGAAACTTCAACAAAAGTTGATTTTCAAAAAAGTAAAACTCCTTTAGGTCGTGCAATTTGTCAGATACATGGTATTTATATACTTTCTCAAGTTGAAGATGGTGTGGTTTTAGTTGATATGCACGCTGCACATGAGAGAGTGCTGTATGAAGAGATGAAAAAGTCATGGCATGAAAAAGATGATAAGTTTAAGCAAAACCTATTAGTGCCAATGGCATTAGTTTTATCAAGCTACCAAGTTGCTGCAATAGATGAAAATATCAATGTATTTGAAGATCTTGGTTTTGATATTTCAATTGTGTCAGATGATGCGATTTTAATTAGATCTGTGCCAATGTTTGTTAAAAATAAAGATATTCAGGATCTTATATCTAATACAGCAACGGAGCTGATGACATCTGGAAAAACTAAAAGCACAGAATTTTATCTAAACCATATACTAGCAACAGTATCTTGTCATGCAGCTGTTAGGGCAAATGATAAGCTTAATATAGAAGAAATGAATCATCTACTTAGACAAATGGAAACTGTAGAGAACTCTGGTCAGTGTAATCATGGCAGACCAACTTGGGTGAAGCTTAACTTCGCTCAATTGGATAGTTTCTTTTTGAGGGGTAGGTAA
- a CDS encoding DUF2147 domain-containing protein: MFKTIICSVLLLSFSFSFGLDNVDDKFLADGYWMQKDKKTGKNLSIIHIYKNADGKENAQMFVPLSVIEKGKVMPPMIYCENCGKGSAYGNEYDYSSGTEMYQGLEFAWNAKEAEECAPGPQGPVYDQGAVLNPYDGQYYHLKAQTIENGNKLYVRAYLGWLGRTEYWERLSEEEAVKIKKMCGLTKKNVYPYQNKNKEIVDQKLFDECSGRDFVKNPC, translated from the coding sequence ATGTTCAAAACAATAATTTGTTCAGTTTTACTATTATCTTTTTCTTTCTCCTTTGGGTTAGATAATGTAGATGATAAGTTTTTAGCTGATGGCTACTGGATGCAAAAAGACAAAAAAACTGGTAAAAATCTTTCTATTATTCATATATATAAAAATGCTGATGGAAAAGAAAATGCTCAAATGTTTGTTCCTTTATCTGTTATAGAAAAGGGCAAAGTAATGCCTCCTATGATTTACTGTGAAAATTGTGGTAAAGGTAGTGCTTATGGTAATGAGTATGATTACTCAAGCGGTACGGAAATGTATCAAGGTCTAGAATTTGCTTGGAATGCTAAAGAAGCTGAAGAGTGCGCACCAGGCCCTCAAGGACCCGTGTATGATCAGGGAGCTGTATTAAATCCTTATGATGGTCAATACTATCACTTAAAAGCACAAACAATAGAGAATGGTAATAAGCTTTATGTTAGAGCATATCTGGGTTGGCTTGGTAGAACTGAATATTGGGAAAGATTATCTGAAGAAGAAGCAGTTAAAATCAAGAAAATGTGTGGTCTAACTAAGAAAAATGTTTATCCATATCAAAATAAAAATAAAGAAATAGTTGATCAAAAATTGTTTGACGAATGCTCAGGTAGAGATTTTGTTAAGAATCCTTGCTAA
- the thrS gene encoding threonine--tRNA ligase — protein MITITFPDGAKKEFEEGVNSLQVAKSISPGLAKVTVGAYINDKLVDAKDTINSDASLRLVTLKDPEGLEILRHSCAHLLAHAVKDLHPNAKVAIGPVIENGFYYDFSLENPLSESDLATIENKMKAIAKANHSVSYKVVSKEEAIEFFKARNEAYKVELVNSIPDNETVKIYEQDTFADLCRGPHIPNTSVLKAFKLMRVAGAYWRGNSDNEMLTRVYGTCWASKEDLDDYLKLLEEAEKRDHRKIGKVLDLFHFQEESPGIPFWHNNGVTIWREVEDYMRSSNRKFGCEEIRTPLIADFTLWEKSGHASKYAENMFATHSENKDFAIRPMNCPTCVQVYNTKLHSYRDLPIRMAEFGIVHRNEPSGSLHGLLRVRSFTQDDGHIFCTEDQVESEVGLMVEQCFEVYKDFGFNNFEVKIALRPDQRIGSDDVWDKAENTLQNALKNKGIEFSLLPGEGAFYGPKIEFHLKDAIGRSWQCGTIQVDFSMPQRLGATYIDENSNKKVPVMLHRAIVGSLERFIGMLIEHYAGNLPLWLCPTQVVVMGISNQQDEYCQEIQDAIKKSGVRAKLDLRNEKIGFKIREHTLARVPYFIIVGKNEQEQRVITARKHDGSDLGQFRLEDFCNIMKKQISDKI, from the coding sequence ATGATCACTATTACATTCCCCGATGGTGCTAAAAAAGAGTTTGAGGAGGGAGTTAATTCCCTACAAGTGGCTAAATCAATATCTCCAGGATTAGCAAAAGTTACAGTTGGTGCTTATATAAATGATAAGCTTGTAGATGCTAAAGATACGATAAATTCAGATGCATCATTGAGATTAGTGACTTTGAAAGATCCTGAAGGTCTAGAAATTCTAAGACACTCTTGTGCACACTTATTAGCGCATGCTGTTAAAGATTTACATCCAAATGCTAAAGTAGCAATTGGACCAGTTATTGAAAATGGCTTCTACTATGATTTTTCTTTAGAGAATCCTTTAAGTGAATCTGACCTAGCTACTATAGAAAATAAAATGAAAGCTATAGCAAAGGCTAATCATTCAGTAAGCTATAAAGTTGTTTCAAAAGAAGAAGCTATAGAATTTTTTAAAGCTAGAAATGAAGCTTACAAAGTTGAGCTTGTTAACAGTATTCCAGATAATGAAACTGTAAAAATATATGAACAGGATACTTTTGCGGATTTATGTAGAGGTCCTCATATTCCAAATACCTCTGTGCTTAAAGCTTTCAAATTAATGAGAGTAGCAGGAGCGTATTGGAGAGGTAACTCTGATAATGAGATGCTAACTAGAGTATATGGTACTTGCTGGGCGAGTAAAGAAGATCTTGATGATTATCTAAAATTATTAGAAGAAGCTGAAAAAAGAGATCATAGAAAAATTGGTAAAGTATTAGATTTATTCCACTTCCAAGAAGAGTCTCCAGGAATTCCATTCTGGCATAACAATGGTGTCACAATTTGGCGTGAAGTAGAAGACTATATGAGAAGCTCAAACCGTAAGTTTGGTTGCGAGGAAATTCGTACGCCACTTATCGCAGATTTTACTTTATGGGAAAAATCAGGACATGCTTCTAAGTATGCTGAGAACATGTTTGCAACACATTCAGAAAATAAAGACTTTGCAATAAGACCAATGAATTGCCCAACTTGTGTGCAGGTTTATAATACAAAGTTACACAGTTATAGAGATTTACCAATCAGAATGGCTGAATTTGGGATAGTTCATAGAAATGAACCTTCAGGATCTTTACATGGATTACTAAGAGTTAGAAGCTTTACTCAAGATGATGGTCATATTTTTTGTACTGAAGATCAAGTTGAGTCAGAAGTTGGCCTAATGGTAGAGCAGTGCTTTGAAGTGTATAAAGATTTTGGTTTTAATAACTTTGAAGTGAAGATAGCTTTAAGACCAGATCAGAGAATTGGTTCTGATGATGTATGGGACAAGGCTGAAAATACCTTACAAAATGCTCTAAAAAATAAAGGAATAGAGTTTAGCTTACTTCCTGGAGAGGGTGCGTTCTATGGCCCTAAAATAGAGTTTCATTTGAAAGATGCGATTGGTAGAAGTTGGCAGTGTGGTACTATTCAGGTTGACTTCTCTATGCCGCAAAGGCTTGGTGCAACTTATATAGATGAAAATAGTAATAAGAAAGTTCCTGTAATGTTGCATAGAGCTATCGTTGGATCTTTAGAAAGGTTTATAGGTATGCTTATTGAACACTATGCTGGAAATTTACCTTTATGGTTGTGTCCTACGCAGGTGGTTGTTATGGGAATTAGCAATCAGCAAGATGAATATTGTCAAGAGATTCAAGACGCTATTAAGAAAAGTGGTGTAAGAGCTAAATTGGACTTGAGAAATGAGAAGATAGGGTTTAAAATACGTGAGCATACTCTTGCGCGTGTGCCTTACTTTATTATCGTTGGTAAAAATGAGCAAGAGCAAAGGGTTATAACTGCTAGGAAACATGACGGGTCCGACCTAGGTCAATTTAGACTTGAGGATTTTTGTAACATTATGAAAAAGCAGATAAGCGATAAGATTTAA
- a CDS encoding GNAT family N-acetyltransferase: MKEVHKESKIIYSRLDYSRVQEVAELFANLFIQEEYLIKNSKVSYENYILATTVRAKHAATTGLSLIAICENTNKVIGFCINIDPYSEIQVDRSSYASKDPAFEIINSALSGLYNGISFEEKPGVNFSIYALGVSSEFQNKGIASNLFKISEQIAIEKNFSVILTDATSPGTKKIAEKLNYTAINKFSYKDYIYKGKKPFENINDYYGPILFKKIITSS, encoded by the coding sequence ATGAAAGAAGTGCATAAAGAGTCAAAAATTATTTATTCTCGCTTAGATTACTCAAGAGTCCAAGAAGTAGCTGAATTATTTGCAAACTTATTTATTCAAGAAGAATATCTTATAAAGAATAGTAAAGTTTCTTATGAAAATTATATTCTTGCGACTACAGTTAGAGCAAAACATGCAGCCACAACAGGCTTATCACTAATAGCAATATGTGAGAATACAAATAAAGTAATAGGCTTCTGCATAAATATAGATCCTTATTCAGAAATTCAAGTAGACAGAAGTTCATATGCAAGTAAAGATCCTGCGTTTGAAATCATAAACTCAGCACTATCAGGTCTTTATAATGGAATAAGCTTTGAAGAAAAGCCAGGAGTTAATTTTTCTATTTATGCTTTAGGAGTATCTTCTGAATTCCAGAATAAAGGAATTGCTTCTAATTTATTCAAAATAAGTGAGCAAATAGCAATAGAAAAGAACTTTTCAGTTATCTTAACAGATGCAACAAGTCCAGGAACAAAGAAAATTGCTGAAAAATTAAACTATACGGCAATCAATAAATTCTCTTATAAAGATTATATATATAAAGGTAAAAAACCTTTTGAAAATATAAACGACTATTACGGCCCTATTCTATTTAAAAAAATTATAACTTCTTCCTAA
- the rsgA gene encoding ribosome small subunit-dependent GTPase A gives MLKKQGKIITNFGGRISVKLNNNEMVDCSMRSQFKGDLTVGDNVEIDFIENTTPVISKLLPRKNLISRPNQYQRKNKNIAANVDQAIILITHNPAPIEHYIDRYLAALHKADIDPIIVVNKIDEQGPEDKLKMDNLTDVYKNIGYPIYYISALLKTNISTFVKDALENKTSIFLGQSGVGKSETLNAVIGKNIAETNEVSNSNKKGKHTTTCSTLYEINENTNIIDSPGIREFGLWNITKDDLFDGFLEFKKLKGMCKFRNCPHEENSLGCEIVKRVKEGDISPLRYRNYHRILKEIN, from the coding sequence ATGCTTAAAAAACAAGGCAAAATAATCACCAATTTTGGTGGAAGAATCTCTGTAAAGCTCAACAATAATGAGATGGTTGACTGCTCAATGAGGAGTCAATTTAAAGGAGACTTAACTGTTGGCGATAATGTAGAAATAGACTTTATAGAAAATACCACTCCAGTAATAAGTAAATTACTGCCAAGGAAAAACCTTATCTCTCGACCAAATCAGTACCAAAGAAAAAATAAAAATATCGCAGCAAATGTAGATCAAGCTATTATTTTAATAACTCACAATCCTGCTCCTATAGAACACTATATTGATAGATATCTCGCAGCCCTACACAAAGCAGATATCGATCCAATCATAGTTGTTAACAAAATAGATGAACAGGGACCTGAAGATAAATTAAAAATGGATAACCTTACAGATGTATATAAAAATATTGGATATCCTATTTACTATATTTCTGCCCTACTTAAAACAAACATATCTACTTTTGTAAAAGATGCTTTAGAAAATAAAACTTCTATTTTCTTAGGTCAGTCAGGTGTTGGCAAATCTGAAACTCTAAATGCAGTAATTGGAAAAAATATAGCTGAAACTAATGAAGTTTCAAACTCAAATAAAAAAGGAAAGCATACAACTACTTGCTCTACGCTTTATGAAATTAATGAGAATACAAATATTATAGACTCTCCAGGAATTAGAGAGTTTGGATTATGGAACATTACTAAAGATGATCTTTTTGATGGTTTCTTAGAATTCAAAAAACTTAAAGGTATGTGTAAATTTAGAAACTGTCCCCATGAGGAGAACTCTCTTGGCTGTGAAATAGTAAAAAGAGTCAAAGAGGGAGATATTTCCCCATTAAGGTATAGAAATTACCATCGAATTTTAAAAGAAATTAATTAA